The stretch of DNA TGGGATTTTCCGTCATCGGCGTTGAGCGTTCGCCCCTGTTGTATTTACTCTTAAAAGAAGCTTTTGCAAAAACTCAAAAGCCTGAGCTGCAAAACTATCGGCTGTATTTTTCAGACGCGCTTAAGTTTTTAAAAGATAACAAGAATAAGATCGTGGTGGATGCGATATACTTTGATCCGATGTATCCGCATAAAAAGAAGTCTGCACTTCCGAAGCAAGAGATGGTGGTCTTCCGCGATCTAGTTGGTCACGATGATGATGCCGCGGAAGTTTTAAAAGAGGCCTTAACGTGGCCCGTTCAGCGCGTGGTTGTGAAAAGGCCTTTGCTTGCTCCCGAATTAATGCCGGGAGTCCGTCACGCTTACGAAGGAAAGGTGGTTCGCTATGATACTTATGTGGTTGGGTAGCTTTGTTTTGATGTTGTGGGGTTTAAATTCTTTTCAGCAAAACTTTGCGCGTGCCTTTTCTGGTATTCAAAGATCGATTTTAGAAAAAGGTTTTTCTTCGTCCATGGCGACGCTGTTTTTACAAAGTGCGGCCGTCACTGCGACTGAAGCTTCGCCGTTAAGATCTTTATATACTTCGATGGCGATGTTAAATTTACGTATCTTAGACGCGCGTCCTGCCGTTTTAATGATGTGCCTAAGTCCTTTTGCGCTCATCCCGGTATTTCTTTTAGGTCTGCTTTATCTTAATTTTAGCGGATTTTTTATCTTGGGTCTCTGCGTGGTGGCGCTGTTGCGTTTTGGTAAGCCCAACTATCTGGATGATGCTTTAAAAGTTCTTTTCAGTGTGGGGGTTTTCCTCATTGCTGGTGAAAGTGTTTTAAAAAGCTCTAGCATTATTCAGACTTACCTTACTCAAAATGACCTGGTATTTTTTTTGGCGGATGGCCGCTTTAGTGCGGTCTTAGTTTTAGTGGCACTAAG from Bdellovibrio bacteriovorus encodes:
- a CDS encoding class I SAM-dependent methyltransferase, which gives rise to MDSSVSLVTDVNSRSICVLSTPDSQTVAQGHADFLKAPLNPTHPDDYFFKLYVEGDRLFVKDAENRKLEIDFDENHLDYQRKGHRGKNELISKALGVAKGSKNILDLSVGMGIDSVFLTQLGFSVIGVERSPLLYLLLKEAFAKTQKPELQNYRLYFSDALKFLKDNKNKIVVDAIYFDPMYPHKKKSALPKQEMVVFRDLVGHDDDAAEVLKEALTWPVQRVVVKRPLLAPELMPGVRHAYEGKVVRYDTYVVG